From a single Pseudomonas serboccidentalis genomic region:
- a CDS encoding amino acid permease: MPVGNHLPHGETAHGGPLKRELGERHIRLMALGACIGVGLFLGSAKAIEMAGPAIMLSYILGGLAILVIMRALGEMAVHNPVAGSFSRYAQDYLGPLAGFLTGWNYWFLWLVTCVAEITAVAVYMGVWFPDVPRWIWALAALISMGSINLIAVKAFGEFEFWFALIKIVTIIAMVIGGVGVIAFGFGNDGVALGISNLWAHGGFMPNGVTGVLMSLQMVMFAYLGVEMIGLTAGEAKNPQKTIPNAIGSVFWRILLFYVGALFVILSIYPWNEIGTQGSPFVMTFERLGIKTAAGIINFVVITAALSSCNGGIFSTGRMLYSLAQNGQAPAGFAKTSNGVPRRALLLSIFALLIGVLLNYLVPEKVFVWVTSIATFGAIWTWVMILLAQLKFRKGLSASERAGLKYKMWLYPVSSYCALAFLVLVVGLMAYFPDTRVALYVGPVFLVLLTVLFYVFKLQPTGESQGAVRSVS; encoded by the coding sequence ATGCCAGTCGGCAATCACCTGCCCCATGGCGAGACCGCTCACGGCGGCCCGCTCAAACGCGAACTCGGTGAACGGCATATTCGCCTGATGGCGCTCGGCGCCTGTATCGGTGTCGGCCTGTTCCTGGGTTCGGCCAAAGCCATTGAAATGGCCGGTCCGGCCATCATGCTGTCCTACATTCTCGGCGGTCTGGCGATCCTGGTGATCATGCGCGCCCTCGGCGAAATGGCCGTGCACAACCCGGTGGCTGGTTCGTTCAGCCGCTACGCCCAGGACTACCTCGGCCCGCTCGCGGGTTTTCTCACCGGCTGGAACTACTGGTTCCTGTGGCTGGTGACCTGCGTCGCGGAAATTACCGCCGTCGCCGTGTACATGGGCGTCTGGTTTCCTGATGTGCCGCGCTGGATCTGGGCCCTCGCGGCGCTGATCAGCATGGGGTCGATCAACCTGATCGCGGTAAAAGCCTTCGGTGAATTCGAATTCTGGTTCGCCCTGATCAAGATCGTCACCATCATCGCCATGGTCATCGGCGGCGTCGGTGTCATCGCGTTCGGTTTCGGCAACGACGGCGTGGCGCTGGGGATTTCCAACCTGTGGGCCCACGGCGGCTTCATGCCCAACGGCGTGACCGGTGTGCTGATGTCCCTGCAAATGGTCATGTTCGCCTACCTCGGTGTCGAGATGATCGGCCTGACCGCCGGTGAAGCGAAGAACCCGCAGAAGACCATCCCGAATGCGATCGGCTCGGTGTTCTGGCGCATTCTGCTGTTCTATGTCGGAGCGCTGTTCGTGATCCTGTCGATCTACCCGTGGAACGAAATCGGCACTCAGGGCAGTCCGTTCGTGATGACCTTCGAGCGTCTGGGGATCAAGACCGCCGCCGGCATCATCAACTTCGTGGTGATCACGGCGGCGCTGTCGTCGTGCAACGGTGGCATCTTCAGCACCGGGCGCATGCTCTACAGCCTGGCGCAGAACGGCCAGGCCCCGGCCGGTTTCGCCAAGACCTCCAACGGCGTGCCACGTCGGGCGTTGCTGCTGTCGATTTTCGCCTTGCTGATCGGCGTGCTGCTCAACTACCTGGTGCCTGAGAAAGTTTTCGTCTGGGTGACCTCCATTGCTACCTTCGGCGCGATCTGGACCTGGGTGATGATCCTGCTGGCGCAACTGAAATTCCGCAAAGGCCTGAGCGCCAGCGAACGTGCCGGCCTGAAATACAAGATGTGGCTGTACCCGGTCAGCTCGTACTGTGCGCTGGCGTTCCTGGTGCTGGTGGTCGGCCTGATGGCGTACTTCCCGGACACCCGCGTGGCGCTGTATGTAGGGCCGGTGTTCCTGGTGCTGCTGACGGTGTTGTTCTACGTGTTCAAGCTGCAGCCGACCGGTGAATCGCAGGGTGCGGTACGTTCGGTTTCGTAA
- a CDS encoding REP-associated tyrosine transposase has translation MPVQPNSHLLRAGRCSEVGRAYLLTAVVHHRQPVFSDWKLGRLLVAELRRAHEERQVNSIAWVVMPDHFHWLMQLESPDLGRVMGSVKSRCALKVNQETGRQGPLWQTGYHDRAIRDGEDLKPFARYIIANPLRAGLVERIGDYPLWDACWL, from the coding sequence ATGCCTGTCCAACCCAATTCCCATCTCTTGCGGGCCGGTCGATGCTCTGAAGTCGGTCGCGCTTATTTGCTGACGGCTGTCGTCCATCATCGACAACCTGTCTTTTCCGACTGGAAGTTAGGCCGGCTGCTGGTTGCCGAGTTGCGCAGGGCGCATGAGGAGCGCCAGGTGAACTCGATTGCCTGGGTTGTGATGCCGGACCATTTTCATTGGTTGATGCAGCTGGAAAGCCCCGATCTCGGAAGAGTCATGGGGTCAGTTAAATCGCGCTGCGCGCTGAAAGTTAATCAGGAAACGGGGCGACAAGGCCCGCTCTGGCAGACCGGTTACCATGACCGGGCAATTCGCGACGGCGAAGACCTGAAACCGTTCGCCCGTTACATCATTGCCAATCCGTTACGGGCCGGATTGGTGGAGCGGATTGGCGACTACCCACTCTGGGACGCCTGCTGGCTTTGA
- a CDS encoding glucosyltransferase domain-containing protein gives MRASTFLERELSQRQVALFFLLAAMLYVLPLILADFPYIDDNWRTLAAGNAWAGQGRLFADWFYQALTFTGASPNIFPLPLLLTTLAMSLALTRLTFHYFAEPTLACCLVPLPLWYNPFLLQNLSYQYDGPIMGLSMVAVIYAITFQGASRVQRWLVPSALLALAIGLYQISFNVFVGLCCVELLRAVHRKMQWPDILRMLGWKFAQLGLGILIYSVTAYPFMERLRRTDLLNQDANPLLQIGINFARVLEKVALLFHGGYPWVFAALVLCAIAGCVRLIQCRQHRWPTLLLCLLTLPVLVLLVPGITLLFRDFNEGARTLMGFGVLLLWLFYLAYLALASGHRRLPWLLIIPLLATLSLSFAYGRVLTLQKTFASSALFSLSHDIAAHRELREAKRIYLSVSYSDRWLVSATGSFRQLPVLHYLLNVDYFMLAENLPSAGITNVVAERERRNATRVGYQGFPALVDSLYYRIYLIGDYGFIVMKEPPHHRLLSW, from the coding sequence ATGAGGGCGAGCACATTTCTCGAACGCGAGCTCAGCCAGCGGCAGGTCGCACTGTTCTTCCTGCTCGCAGCGATGCTGTACGTCCTGCCACTGATCCTCGCCGACTTTCCCTACATCGACGACAACTGGCGCACGCTGGCCGCCGGCAATGCCTGGGCCGGGCAGGGGCGGTTGTTTGCCGACTGGTTTTATCAGGCGCTGACCTTCACCGGCGCTTCACCGAATATCTTTCCGTTGCCCCTGTTGCTGACCACGCTGGCGATGAGCCTGGCGTTGACCCGCCTGACCTTTCACTACTTCGCTGAGCCGACGCTGGCCTGTTGTCTGGTGCCGTTGCCGCTCTGGTACAACCCGTTTCTGCTGCAAAACCTGTCCTATCAATACGACGGCCCGATCATGGGCCTGAGCATGGTCGCGGTGATCTACGCGATCACGTTCCAGGGCGCGTCACGGGTGCAGCGCTGGCTGGTGCCGTCGGCGTTACTGGCGTTGGCGATCGGTCTTTATCAGATCAGCTTCAATGTGTTTGTCGGCCTGTGTTGCGTGGAACTGCTCAGGGCCGTTCACCGGAAAATGCAATGGCCGGACATCCTGCGGATGCTGGGCTGGAAGTTCGCGCAATTGGGCTTGGGCATCCTGATCTACAGCGTCACGGCTTACCCGTTCATGGAGAGGTTGCGAAGAACGGATTTGTTGAACCAGGACGCCAACCCGCTGTTGCAGATCGGCATCAATTTCGCTCGGGTTCTGGAGAAAGTCGCGCTGCTGTTTCATGGCGGCTACCCGTGGGTTTTTGCTGCGCTGGTGTTGTGTGCGATCGCGGGCTGTGTGCGACTGATTCAGTGCCGCCAGCACCGTTGGCCAACCCTGCTGCTGTGCTTGCTCACGCTGCCGGTTCTGGTCTTGCTGGTGCCAGGGATCACGCTGCTGTTTCGTGATTTCAATGAAGGCGCGCGGACCCTGATGGGGTTCGGCGTGTTACTGCTGTGGTTGTTCTATCTGGCTTATTTGGCGTTGGCGTCCGGGCACCGGCGGTTACCATGGCTGCTGATCATCCCGCTGCTGGCGACACTCTCGCTGTCCTTTGCATATGGCCGCGTGCTGACCCTGCAGAAAACCTTCGCCAGCAGTGCGCTGTTCAGCCTGAGCCACGACATTGCCGCGCATCGCGAGCTGCGAGAGGCCAAGCGGATTTACCTGTCGGTGAGCTACTCCGACCGCTGGCTGGTCAGCGCGACCGGATCGTTCAGGCAACTGCCGGTCCTGCACTATCTGCTCAACGTCGATTACTTCATGCTCGCGGAAAACCTGCCGTCAGCGGGCATCACCAACGTGGTCGCCGAACGCGAACGGCGCAATGCCACGCGCGTTGGCTATCAGGGTTTTCCCGCGTTGGTGGACAGCCTGTATTACCGGATTTATCTGATTGGCGATTACGGTTTCATCGTCATGAAAGAGCCGCCGCATCACCGCTTGCTCAGTTGGTAA
- a CDS encoding transglycosylase domain-containing protein, protein MGALWQTDSSKAVVPTERVDEVPIPPKKRRNRHGWKAFWLLLLIIAIVVGLAASKEMRTSRFQSRELSQYAASLKYQLEPGPSEAIRYPGNGPFDLRLGYSSLDEFLPRLLKRDYVITEQARFSPALLSYTDKGLFVPYSEKIQAGLSITDCRAAPVYQYKYPQQLYSSFAAIPPVVVSSLLFIENRFLLDPKQPLANPAVDWPRFGMAAWSQVAKLLHLPGQSAGGSTLATQLEKYRHSPDGLTVSGAEKIRQMISASVRAYQPGPETLGARQNIIRDYLNSVPLSAVPGHGEVHGMAEGLRVWYGSDFNQANEQLNSPATDPKTMADKGLALREMLSLMIAQRRPSHYLTKGREELADLTDSHLRLLKQNGVIDSALADAALASKVTYRDWQTQPTIQPIETNKGISVARSRLASMLNRPLYDLDRLDLSATSTLQGDLQTQATEYLKKLADPAFAGQIGLIGERLLTPTSTTQVRYSFTLFELTPDGSRVRVQTDSTDQPFDINEGSKLELGSTAKMRVLTTYLQIIAELHDKYGAMTVPELKKVEVPDQDRLSQWVIDYLIQNKDHDLSKMLGAALDRKYSASPGEAFFTGGGLHVFHNFRKEDNGRMPTLRDALRESINLPFIRLMRDVVRYVTYSGPNSSAELLKDDRDPRRQEYLASFADREGTSFLLKFWKKYKNKDTQARLDTFLDSMRPTPIRMAAVHRYLLPNASQEDFNSFVRAHLKGTKLTEKLTNDRLIRLYDAYGPGTYDLPDQGFIAKVHPLDLWLMGYLLHNPDATFTQIVKASQFERQEVYSWLFKSKHKGARDSRIRTMLEIEAFLEIHQRWQKVGYPFDHLVPSLATAIGSSGDRPAALAELIGTILNDGVRMPTLRIDSLHFAAGTPYETRLTNDPHVGKRVMPSQVATAMREALSQVVDSGTAKRVSGSFKTADGTSLVMGGKTGTGDNRIEAIGSGGRILSSKSINRTATFVFYIGNNHFGTLTAFVPGRSAENFKFTSALPVQVLKGMAPILSPYLQPGTHTLCQPAETVTAQL, encoded by the coding sequence ATGGGCGCTTTGTGGCAAACCGATTCGAGTAAAGCCGTGGTTCCGACTGAACGTGTGGATGAAGTGCCTATTCCCCCCAAAAAACGCCGCAACCGGCATGGCTGGAAGGCGTTCTGGTTATTGCTGCTGATTATCGCCATCGTGGTGGGACTGGCCGCGAGCAAGGAAATGCGCACCTCGCGCTTCCAGTCCCGTGAGCTGAGCCAATACGCCGCCTCGCTCAAATATCAGCTTGAACCCGGCCCCAGTGAAGCGATCCGCTATCCGGGCAACGGGCCGTTCGATTTGCGCCTGGGGTACAGCTCCCTCGATGAATTCCTGCCGCGCCTGCTCAAGCGCGATTACGTGATCACCGAGCAAGCCCGTTTTTCCCCGGCGTTGCTCAGCTACACCGACAAGGGCCTGTTCGTGCCCTACTCGGAAAAAATCCAGGCCGGGCTGTCGATCACCGATTGCCGCGCCGCGCCGGTGTATCAGTACAAGTACCCGCAGCAACTGTATTCGAGTTTCGCGGCGATTCCGCCGGTGGTAGTCAGCAGCCTGCTGTTCATCGAAAACCGTTTTCTGCTCGACCCCAAGCAACCGCTGGCCAACCCGGCGGTGGACTGGCCGCGCTTCGGCATGGCCGCGTGGTCGCAAGTGGCGAAGTTGCTGCACCTGCCGGGGCAGTCGGCCGGCGGCAGTACGCTGGCGACGCAACTGGAGAAGTACCGGCACTCACCTGATGGCCTGACGGTGTCCGGCGCCGAGAAGATCCGCCAGATGATTTCCGCCAGCGTGCGCGCTTATCAGCCCGGGCCGGAAACCCTCGGCGCCCGACAGAACATCATCCGCGACTACCTCAACAGCGTGCCGCTTTCCGCGGTGCCGGGCCATGGTGAAGTGCATGGCATGGCCGAAGGTTTGCGGGTCTGGTACGGCAGTGATTTCAACCAGGCCAATGAACAGCTGAACAGCCCGGCCACCGACCCGAAAACCATGGCCGACAAAGGTCTCGCCCTGCGCGAGATGCTCTCGCTGATGATCGCCCAGCGCCGCCCTTCGCATTACCTGACCAAGGGCCGCGAAGAACTCGCCGACCTCACCGACAGCCACTTGCGCCTGCTCAAGCAGAACGGCGTGATCGACAGCGCGCTGGCCGATGCCGCGCTGGCGAGCAAGGTCACCTACCGCGACTGGCAGACCCAGCCAACGATTCAGCCAATCGAAACCAACAAGGGCATCAGCGTCGCCCGCAGCCGTCTGGCGAGCATGCTCAATCGGCCGCTGTACGACCTCGACCGCCTCGACCTGTCGGCCACCAGTACCTTGCAGGGCGATCTGCAAACCCAGGCCACCGAGTACCTGAAAAAACTCGCCGACCCTGCGTTTGCCGGGCAGATCGGCCTGATCGGCGAACGCCTGCTTACCCCGACCAGCACCACCCAGGTGCGCTACAGCTTCACCCTGTTCGAGCTGACCCCGGACGGTTCGCGGGTGCGCGTGCAGACCGACAGCACCGACCAGCCGTTCGACATCAACGAGGGCAGCAAGCTGGAACTCGGTTCGACGGCGAAGATGCGCGTGCTGACCACCTACCTGCAGATCATCGCCGAGCTGCACGACAAGTACGGCGCCATGACGGTGCCGGAGCTGAAGAAAGTCGAGGTGCCGGATCAGGACCGCTTGAGCCAATGGGTGATCGACTACCTGATCCAGAACAAGGATCACGACCTGTCGAAAATGCTCGGCGCCGCGCTCGACCGCAAATACTCCGCCAGCCCCGGCGAGGCGTTTTTCACCGGTGGCGGCCTGCACGTGTTCCACAACTTTCGCAAGGAAGACAACGGCCGCATGCCGACCCTGCGCGATGCCCTGCGTGAGTCGATCAACCTGCCGTTCATTCGCCTGATGCGCGATGTGGTGCGCTACGTCACCTACTCCGGCCCCAACAGCAGCGCCGAGTTGCTCAAGGACGACCGTGACCCGCGGCGTCAGGAATACCTGGCCTCGTTCGCCGACCGCGAGGGCACCTCGTTCCTGCTCAAGTTCTGGAAGAAGTACAAGAACAAGGACACCCAGGCGCGTCTCGACACCTTCCTCGACAGCATGCGCCCGACCCCGATCCGCATGGCTGCCGTGCACCGTTATCTGCTGCCCAACGCCAGCCAGGAAGACTTCAACAGCTTCGTGCGCGCGCACCTCAAAGGCACCAAACTCACCGAAAAACTCACTAACGACCGTCTGATTCGGCTGTACGACGCCTACGGCCCGGGCACCTACGATTTGCCAGACCAAGGCTTCATCGCCAAGGTTCACCCGCTGGACCTGTGGCTGATGGGCTACCTGCTGCACAACCCGGACGCCACCTTCACTCAGATCGTCAAGGCCAGCCAGTTCGAGCGCCAGGAAGTCTACAGCTGGCTGTTCAAGAGCAAACACAAGGGCGCCCGCGACAGCCGCATCCGCACCATGCTCGAGATCGAAGCGTTCCTGGAGATTCACCAGCGCTGGCAGAAAGTCGGCTACCCGTTCGATCACCTGGTGCCATCACTGGCCACCGCCATCGGCAGCTCCGGCGACCGACCTGCGGCACTGGCCGAGCTGATCGGCACCATCCTCAACGACGGCGTGCGCATGCCGACTCTGCGCATCGACAGCCTGCACTTCGCTGCGGGCACACCGTATGAAACGCGCCTGACCAACGACCCACATGTCGGCAAACGGGTCATGCCTTCGCAGGTCGCCACGGCCATGCGCGAAGCCCTTTCGCAAGTGGTCGACTCCGGTACCGCGAAACGGGTGTCCGGCAGTTTCAAAACCGCCGACGGCACGTCGTTGGTCATGGGCGGCAAGACCGGTACCGGTGACAACCGCATTGAAGCGATCGGCTCCGGCGGACGCATCCTCAGTTCCAAGTCGATCAACCGTACCGCGACCTTTGTGTTCTACATCGGCAACAACCATTTCGGCACGCTCACCGCGTTCGTCCCGGGGCGGTCGGCAGAGAACTTCAAGTTCACTTCTGCACTGCCGGTGCAGGTGCTCAAGGGCATGGCGCCAATCCTGTCGCCGTACCTGCAACCGGGCACCCACACGCTGTGCCAACCCGCGGAGACGGTGACGGCACAGTTGTAA
- a CDS encoding FMN-binding glutamate synthase family protein: MSLSLLSRYAFFAVCVIFTLASLPFLEHDWLWPITAVTGVLSLLGLFDLMQSPHAVRRNYPILGNIRYLVEGIRPEIRQYLLESDSDALPFSRAQRSLVYSRAKNETADKPFGTLIDVYQSGFEFIGHSMRPSPLSDPSTFRVTVGGPQCTQPYSASVFNISAMSFGSLSANAIRALNQGAKLGNFAHDTGEGSISPYHREHGGDLTWELGSGYFGCRTSDGRFDPERFATQAQNPQVRMIEIKMSQGAKPGHGGILPKHKVTQEIADTRGIMMGEDCVSPSRHSAFSTPIELMHFIQQLRELSGGKPVGFKFCLGHPWEFMGIAKAMLETGILPDFIVVDGKEGGTGAAPVEFTDHIGVPMREGLLFVHNTLVGLNLRDKIKLGASGKIVSAFDIASVLAIGADWANSARGFMFAIGCIQSQSCHTNKCPTGVATQDALRQRALVVPDKAQRVYNFHRNTLKALAEMLAAAGLEHPSQLSAKHLVRRMSATEIKLFSQLHVFLKPGELLTGEVNGEFYSRMWQMARADSFEPQEVAAA; this comes from the coding sequence ATGAGCCTGTCACTCCTGAGCCGCTACGCCTTCTTTGCCGTCTGCGTGATATTCACCCTCGCCAGTCTGCCCTTTCTCGAACACGACTGGCTGTGGCCGATCACCGCTGTCACTGGCGTGCTGAGCCTGCTCGGTCTGTTCGACCTGATGCAGAGCCCGCACGCGGTGCGCCGCAACTACCCGATCCTGGGCAACATCCGCTATCTGGTCGAAGGCATCCGCCCGGAGATCCGCCAGTACCTGCTGGAATCCGACAGCGACGCCCTGCCCTTCTCCCGTGCCCAGCGCTCGCTGGTCTATTCGCGAGCGAAGAACGAAACCGCCGACAAACCCTTCGGCACGCTGATCGACGTGTATCAGTCCGGCTTCGAATTCATCGGCCACTCGATGCGCCCGTCGCCGTTGAGCGACCCGAGCACTTTCCGCGTCACCGTCGGCGGCCCGCAGTGCACCCAGCCGTACTCGGCATCGGTGTTCAACATCTCGGCGATGAGCTTCGGTTCGCTCAGCGCCAACGCCATCCGTGCGCTGAACCAGGGCGCCAAGCTCGGTAACTTTGCCCACGACACCGGCGAAGGCAGCATCAGCCCGTATCACCGCGAACACGGCGGCGACCTGACGTGGGAACTGGGCAGCGGCTACTTCGGCTGCCGCACCAGCGACGGTCGTTTCGACCCGGAACGCTTCGCGACCCAGGCACAGAACCCGCAAGTGCGGATGATCGAAATCAAGATGAGCCAAGGCGCCAAACCCGGCCACGGCGGGATTCTGCCCAAGCACAAAGTCACTCAGGAAATCGCCGACACCCGCGGCATCATGATGGGCGAAGACTGCGTCTCGCCGTCACGCCACAGCGCGTTTTCCACACCGATCGAGCTGATGCATTTCATCCAGCAACTGCGTGAACTGTCCGGCGGCAAACCGGTGGGCTTCAAGTTCTGCCTCGGTCATCCGTGGGAGTTCATGGGCATCGCCAAGGCCATGCTGGAAACCGGCATCCTGCCGGACTTCATCGTGGTCGATGGCAAGGAAGGTGGCACCGGCGCCGCACCGGTAGAGTTCACCGACCACATCGGCGTACCGATGCGCGAAGGCCTGCTGTTTGTGCATAACACCCTGGTCGGCCTGAACCTGCGCGACAAGATCAAACTCGGCGCCAGCGGCAAGATCGTCAGCGCCTTCGACATCGCCAGCGTGCTGGCCATCGGCGCCGACTGGGCCAACTCGGCACGCGGCTTCATGTTCGCCATCGGTTGCATCCAGTCGCAAAGCTGCCACACCAACAAATGCCCGACCGGCGTCGCCACCCAGGACGCCCTGCGCCAACGCGCGCTCGTCGTCCCGGACAAGGCCCAGCGCGTCTACAACTTCCACCGCAACACGCTCAAGGCCTTGGCGGAAATGCTCGCTGCGGCCGGTCTTGAGCATCCCTCGCAACTGTCGGCCAAGCACCTGGTGCGCCGCATGTCGGCGACCGAGATCAAACTGTTCTCGCAGCTGCATGTGTTTCTGAAACCGGGGGAACTGCTCACCGGGGAAGTGAACGGCGAGTTCTATTCGCGGATGTGGCAGATGGCGCGGGCGGACAGTTTTGAGCCGCAGGAAGTGGCGGCGGCTTGA